Proteins co-encoded in one Populus trichocarpa isolate Nisqually-1 chromosome 10, P.trichocarpa_v4.1, whole genome shotgun sequence genomic window:
- the LOC18102498 gene encoding 3-ketoacyl-CoA synthase 11, giving the protein MADEKKQNLENKPALSPPLPERKKNTLPNFLLSVQLKYVKLGYHYLVSNAMYLMLMPALCVIFAHLSTFTVDELWNQLKFNFVTVVLSSTSIVFTATLYFMSRPRKVYLVDFSCYKPGPAHKASRELFMQLSAASEVFTEQSLAFQKKILEKSGYGEMTYAPKGLMRVPPDQSMAESWRESEMVMFGAIDDLLAKTRVKPRDIGILVVNSSLFNPTPSLSARVVNHYKLRGNILSYNLGGMGCSAGLISIDLAKDLLQVHPNSYALVVSTENITRNWYFGNDRSMLVTNCLFRMGAAAVLLSNRTFDRRRSKYQLIRTVRTHKGADDKSFNCVLQREDLDTQRVGVSLSKDLMAIAGEALETNITTLGPLVLPVSEQLLFFVTLVAKKIFKMKVKPYIPDFKLAFEHFCIHAGGRGVLDEIEKNLELTEWHMEPSRMTLYRFGNTSSSSLWYELAYSEAKGRIKKGDRIWQIGFGSGFKCNSAVWRAIRAIEPAKEKNPWMDEIDDFPVRVPRVAPLVY; this is encoded by the exons ATGGCAGATGAGAAGAAACAAAACCTGGAAAACAAACCTGCGTTGTCTCCACCTCTACCCGAGAGGAAGAAAAACACCTTACCAAACTTCCTTTTATCTGTTCAGCTCAAATATGTGAAACTTGGTTACCACTACTTGGTTTCCAATGCCATGTACCTCATGCTCATGCCAGCACTTTGCGTGATTTTTGctcatctttcaacattcaCAGTTGATGAGCTTTGGAATCaactcaaattcaattttgtgaCAGTAGTTCTTTCCTCAACCTCAATTGTTTTTACTGCTACACTCTACTTCATGAGCCGTCCAAGAAAAGTTTACTTGGTGGATTTTTCATGTTACAAGCCCGGACCAGCTCATAAAGCATCTAGAGAACTCTTCATGCAGTTATCTGCAGCGTCCGAGGTTTTCACAGAGCAAAGCTtagcttttcaaaagaaaatcctAGAGAAATCAGGCTATGGTGAAATGACCTACGCTCCAAAAGGCTTGATGCGTGTCCCGCCAGACCAGTCCATGGCTGAATCCTGGAGGGAATCAGAGATGGTGATGTTCGGAGCAATTGATGATCTCTTGGCCAAAACAAGGGTGAAGCCTAGAGACATAGGAATACTCGTGGTGAATAGCAGTTTGTTCAATCCCACGCCGTCTCTCTCAGCTAGAGTTGTGAATCACTACAAGCTTAGAGGGAACATTTTGAGCTATAATCTTGGTGGTATGGGCTGCAGTGCAGGACTTATTTCTATTGATCTTGCCAAAGACCTTTTACAG GTGCATCCCAACTCCTATGCCCTAGTGGTGAGCACCGAGAACATTACTCGCAACTGGTATTTTGGCAATGACCGATCGATGCTTGTCACCAACTGCCTCTTCCGTATGGGAGCAGCCGCAGTCCTCCTATCCAACCGGACATTTGATCGTCGTCGCTCAAAGTATCAACTTATCCGTACTGTACGTACACATAAGGGTGCAGATGATAAGTCCTTCAACTGTGTCTTGCAACGAGAGGATCTTGACACCCAAAGAGTTGGCGTCTCTCTCTCAAAAGATCTAATGGCTATAGCTGGAGAAGCCCTTGAAACGAATATAACCACTCTGGGCCCATTAGTTCTTCCAGTCTCCGAACAACTTCTATTCTTTGTAACCTTAGTTGCCAAAAAAATCTTCAAGATGAAGGTAAAACCATATATTCCTGATTTCAAGTTGGCATTTGAGCACTTCTGCATCCACGCGGGAGGAAGAGGTGTGTTGGATGAGATTGAGAAAAATCTAGAGCTCACTGAATGGCATATGGAGCCATCAAGAATGACTCTTTATAGGTTTGGAAATACCTCTAGCAGTTCTTTGTGGTATGAATTGGCGTACTCCGAGGCCAAGGGAAGGATCAAGAAGGGGGACAGAATTTGGCAAATAGGTTTTGGTTCAGGATTTAAGTGCAACAGTGCCGTGTGGCGTGCTATAAGAGCTATCGAACCGGCCAAAGAGAAGAATCCTTGGATGGATGAGATTGATGACTTCCCAGTTCGTGTGCCTAGAGTGGCACCTCTTGTTTATTAA